A portion of the Bacteroides faecium genome contains these proteins:
- a CDS encoding RteC domain-containing protein: MDKFFDSMLQEIDRYTGTVNLEGENIIPGCREMTKFLKEKMVELKDFALSHKFKDDAEEIRFFKYQKPLILGRLLYFYKLYQIESNRPPSNELAAGYYQGEIEKMKAAFENSLSFFQYYRSGATYRDNFYFKRGQTEISPETDTFIFEPEAELSTGYDRLVARLIAVELLLAFLTRRMREPADGEPLSGKKLYWTDKKAAAVELIYGIHAVGSVDNGKADIIDIVTAFERTFHIDLGDVYHTFIAMRNRKNSRTVYLDQMIEQLLKRMDETDN; this comes from the coding sequence ATGGATAAATTTTTTGATTCAATGTTACAGGAGATTGACCGATATACGGGGACGGTCAATCTGGAAGGGGAAAACATTATTCCGGGATGCCGTGAAATGACGAAGTTCCTGAAAGAAAAGATGGTTGAACTGAAAGACTTCGCACTGTCACACAAGTTTAAGGATGACGCAGAGGAAATCCGATTTTTTAAGTATCAAAAGCCGCTGATACTCGGACGGCTGCTCTACTTCTACAAGCTATACCAGATCGAGAGCAACCGACCGCCAAGCAATGAGCTTGCCGCAGGTTATTATCAGGGTGAGATAGAGAAGATGAAAGCAGCCTTTGAGAATAGCCTGTCATTCTTCCAGTATTACCGTAGCGGGGCTACGTACCGGGACAACTTCTACTTCAAACGGGGACAAACGGAGATAAGCCCGGAAACGGACACGTTCATCTTCGAGCCGGAAGCGGAGCTATCCACCGGATATGACCGACTGGTCGCCCGGCTGATTGCGGTGGAACTGCTGTTAGCCTTCCTGACAAGGCGGATGCGTGAGCCTGCGGACGGTGAACCGCTATCGGGAAAGAAACTGTACTGGACGGACAAGAAAGCGGCGGCGGTGGAACTGATATACGGCATCCATGCGGTGGGAAGCGTGGATAACGGGAAGGCGGACATTATCGACATCGTGACGGCATTTGAACGGACATTCCATATTGATCTGGGCGACGTGTACCACACGTTTATCGCCATGCGTAACCGGAAGAACAGCCGGACAGTGTATCTTGACCAAATGATCGAACAACTGCTCAAACGGATGGACGAAACGGACAACTAA
- a CDS encoding Imm5 family immunity protein: protein MKSKRVEISELRTVIEQSGNGHLPLSCRVELLQSIGNVEIVNKVFAECCKKVYPLWGNEIEDTLLRKLLCSADEYLYHGKGKADALVEEANRLRNYVEGQSCTESMAGWAVISLCYSIADHAAAMLDIDEYEGEDDGAFEYEVWNTDFFASMAFAGGNPFVDEGDAGKRREFWNWYLDIVETLCRKSDVPLIRIDAPKKKEVEQNTIPQRTQTYQTPAILSKIQEVIDSALMLYDKDYNDKWDKIIISTRCMAVGLRAKNAVIKEGQEHRMKTSLQVFDIMNDVKKEMYNQAKVEGAWFYCIIELNPDLTYSIRFVYDDKSQIPQDHLVDSDDFVAEFKKYPRAKDYTPVWWQEILGKKAKYLKNTIIVEQLAIPQRTQTYQTPAIQEKIRQVIENSMKVFNKYCTGNWSKIIVEAHCIGDVRTKGYFIQGNSTTEMPVSLAASDLLSEIKDDMYKQASNEGSWLICKIEFDTQKKFIIEFNYDNKSLLPNDVFDNPERLETEFEDYPRTKEYTPVWWQGILGKRSI from the coding sequence ATGAAAAGCAAAAGAGTTGAAATAAGCGAGCTAAGGACGGTTATAGAGCAAAGCGGTAACGGTCATTTGCCTTTGTCCTGCCGTGTGGAACTGTTACAGTCCATCGGTAACGTGGAGATAGTGAACAAAGTGTTTGCGGAGTGTTGCAAGAAGGTATATCCTCTTTGGGGAAATGAGATTGAAGATACCTTGTTGCGGAAACTGCTGTGTTCGGCGGACGAATACCTTTACCACGGGAAAGGGAAAGCGGATGCCTTAGTCGAAGAAGCGAATAGACTACGTAACTATGTAGAGGGGCAATCCTGTACGGAAAGTATGGCAGGATGGGCGGTAATCTCACTTTGTTATTCGATAGCGGATCATGCCGCCGCTATGCTGGATATTGATGAATACGAGGGAGAAGATGATGGTGCGTTTGAGTACGAGGTATGGAATACGGACTTTTTCGCTTCGATGGCTTTTGCCGGGGGTAATCCTTTTGTGGATGAAGGGGATGCGGGAAAAAGGCGGGAGTTCTGGAACTGGTATCTTGATATAGTAGAAACGCTGTGCCGTAAATCAGATGTGCCGCTGATCCGAATAGATGCCCCTAAGAAAAAAGAGGTGGAACAAAACACTATTCCACAACGGACACAGACTTATCAGACACCTGCGATATTATCTAAAATTCAAGAAGTCATAGATAGCGCATTAATGTTATATGATAAGGATTACAATGATAAATGGGATAAAATTATAATATCTACTCGTTGTATGGCTGTGGGGCTAAGAGCAAAAAATGCTGTAATTAAAGAAGGGCAGGAACATAGAATGAAAACATCTTTGCAGGTGTTTGATATAATGAACGATGTTAAAAAGGAAATGTACAATCAGGCAAAAGTGGAAGGTGCATGGTTCTATTGTATCATTGAGCTAAATCCTGACTTGACGTATTCTATCCGATTTGTCTATGACGATAAAAGCCAGATTCCACAAGACCACTTAGTAGATTCAGATGATTTTGTTGCTGAATTTAAGAAGTACCCACGTGCAAAAGATTATACTCCGGTGTGGTGGCAAGAGATATTGGGAAAGAAAGCGAAGTATTTGAAAAATACTATTATTGTGGAGCAATTAGCTATTCCACAGCGAACACAGACTTACCAAACACCTGCGATACAAGAGAAGATTCGGCAAGTTATAGAAAATTCGATGAAAGTATTCAATAAGTATTGTACAGGTAATTGGAGTAAAATTATTGTAGAAGCGCATTGTATTGGCGATGTGCGAACAAAGGGATATTTCATACAAGGAAACTCGACAACTGAAATGCCTGTTTCTTTAGCAGCTTCGGACTTGTTGTCAGAAATAAAAGATGATATGTATAAGCAGGCAAGCAATGAAGGTTCATGGCTTATATGTAAAATCGAATTTGATACCCAAAAGAAATTTATTATTGAATTTAATTATGACAATAAGTCTTTATTACCCAATGATGTATTTGATAACCCGGAGAGATTAGAAACAGAATTTGAGGATTACCCACGTACCAAAGAATATACTCCGGTGTGGTGGCAAGGAATATTGGGAAAGCGAAGTATTTGA
- a CDS encoding Abi family protein: protein MTKIPYPKQLISFPDQIALLKQRGLVFTDEAKALHLLRNISYYRLSGYWYPLLADKQNHLFKPGSTFDAAYNIYKFDSELRKLIITELEKIEVAVRTQTAYILSSQWDGYWFADASHFNNPVRHAKILSKIDEEYQRSDEEFVTAFKSKYSDPFPPSWITMEITSFGTLSILYNNLLPGRAKRSIAAYFGLPDTVFASWLHSIVYIRNICAHHCRLWNRTLSIRPLMPRSPRKPFVTLPANGTRQVYFILSMTVYLLDIINPNHSFVERFKDLLSRYPSIDVRAMGFPVGWENEDIWK, encoded by the coding sequence ATGACTAAAATTCCTTACCCCAAACAACTCATATCTTTTCCGGATCAGATTGCTTTGCTCAAACAGCGTGGGCTTGTTTTCACGGACGAAGCCAAAGCCTTGCACCTGCTACGCAATATCAGTTATTACCGTTTGAGCGGCTACTGGTATCCTTTGCTGGCAGACAAGCAAAACCATCTGTTCAAGCCCGGCAGTACATTCGATGCCGCTTACAATATCTATAAGTTTGATAGTGAGCTTCGCAAGCTGATTATTACGGAACTGGAAAAGATCGAAGTGGCTGTACGCACACAGACCGCCTATATACTCTCTTCCCAATGGGATGGATATTGGTTTGCCGATGCTTCCCATTTTAACAATCCGGTACGTCACGCCAAGATATTGTCAAAGATAGATGAAGAGTACCAGCGCAGTGACGAGGAATTTGTTACAGCTTTCAAATCCAAGTATTCCGATCCTTTTCCACCAAGTTGGATAACGATGGAAATAACTTCTTTCGGTACATTGTCGATTCTATACAATAATCTGCTTCCTGGAAGGGCAAAGCGGAGCATTGCGGCTTACTTCGGGTTGCCCGACACCGTTTTTGCTTCATGGCTGCACAGCATTGTTTATATCCGTAACATTTGCGCCCATCATTGCCGCTTATGGAATCGGACACTTAGCATCCGCCCGTTAATGCCCCGTTCACCACGCAAGCCCTTTGTCACGCTTCCGGCGAATGGCACACGGCAGGTTTATTTCATATTGAGCATGACCGTTTATCTGTTGGATATAATCAATCCGAACCATTCGTTTGTCGAAAGGTTCAAGGATTTGCTTTCCCGCTATCCTTCGATAGATGTCCGTGCGATGGGCTTTCCGGTTGGTTGGGAAAACGAGGATATTTGGAAATAG
- a CDS encoding ankyrin repeat domain-containing protein: protein MDKLKLIIFSIAISVPVCSSLIWALSKTFRIGGPVGGGIILLFIIPAVICIAFPTTLILAVYKCSEPATRNMIWGVMITLYIILPVYVAISEVKRLYHWHVIDEARKKLRDDKISYEGLVTALSRAGYQDNHPFSYMLSQNRIDFAKRYMCENPKADYENLPDIMVWYYYTNKICDNESNYSDSVSMQAAIITAFLLDNGWDINATGTKKHNGREGDSIERTALYLAILNRDPYTANLLIERGANVNSGRYSCLWMAILEHDVKRVRMLIERGANPNENYHNESLLYIAVKKNNTEIVKILLDAGAKPRSGELLLLLVDK, encoded by the coding sequence ATGGATAAACTAAAATTGATAATTTTTTCAATTGCTATATCTGTACCTGTTTGTAGCAGTTTAATATGGGCGCTGTCAAAAACATTTCGTATAGGAGGTCCTGTCGGTGGTGGCATCATCTTATTGTTTATCATACCAGCAGTGATTTGTATAGCATTTCCAACCACCCTGATATTGGCTGTTTATAAATGCAGTGAACCCGCAACACGCAATATGATCTGGGGGGTAATGATTACTCTTTATATTATTCTTCCCGTGTATGTAGCAATAAGCGAAGTTAAAAGGCTGTATCATTGGCACGTGATAGATGAAGCACGGAAGAAACTTCGTGATGACAAAATTTCTTATGAGGGTCTGGTTACAGCATTGTCACGTGCCGGATATCAGGATAATCATCCGTTCAGCTATATGCTTAGCCAAAATAGGATTGATTTTGCAAAGCGCTATATGTGCGAAAATCCCAAAGCGGACTATGAGAATCTGCCAGATATTATGGTTTGGTACTATTATACAAACAAGATTTGTGATAATGAAAGCAATTATAGCGATTCAGTATCTATGCAAGCTGCTATTATTACGGCATTTCTATTAGATAACGGGTGGGATATAAATGCTACCGGAACAAAGAAGCATAATGGCAGGGAAGGTGATAGCATTGAGCGTACGGCACTATATCTGGCTATTTTAAACCGAGATCCTTACACGGCTAATTTACTTATTGAACGGGGAGCTAATGTGAACAGCGGTAGATATTCTTGTTTATGGATGGCTATTTTGGAGCATGATGTCAAGCGTGTGCGGATGCTTATAGAACGGGGAGCAAATCCGAATGAAAATTATCATAATGAATCTCTATTGTATATAGCTGTGAAAAAGAATAATACGGAGATTGTCAAAATATTGCTTGACGCCGGAGCAAAGCCCAGAAGTGGCGAATTATTATTGCTACTTGTTGATAAATAG
- a CDS encoding dihydrofolate reductase family protein produces the protein MKQITLYVYQTIDGCPARADKQVDDAILKADCLLLDEETYLDVFMNHLGWPLTEKETFVVAQADCNLTEKEGVQFITGDTVAELSRMKAAGDGVMVAYGERIAAVLLNSGLADEIVVVTLPKVAGGDEKALWHITGDGAMWVVRSCKVLDGEKVRMVYGRV, from the coding sequence ATGAAACAGATTACTTTGTATGTGTACCAAACCATTGACGGATGCCCTGCCCGTGCCGACAAGCAGGTGGACGATGCTATTCTGAAAGCCGATTGCCTGCTCTTGGATGAAGAAACTTATCTGGATGTATTTATGAATCACCTCGGCTGGCCGCTCACGGAGAAAGAAACTTTTGTAGTGGCGCAAGCCGATTGTAACCTGACGGAAAAAGAAGGGGTGCAGTTCATCACGGGGGATACCGTGGCGGAACTCTCACGGATGAAAGCTGCGGGTGACGGGGTGATGGTCGCCTATGGCGAAAGAATTGCGGCTGTGCTGCTCAATAGCGGGCTGGCGGATGAAATCGTGGTAGTTACGCTGCCGAAGGTCGCAGGGGGTGACGAAAAAGCTTTGTGGCATATTACGGGTGACGGTGCGATGTGGGTGGTACGCTCCTGTAAGGTGCTGGACGGCGAGAAGGTACGAATGGTGTACGGAAGGGTGTAA
- a CDS encoding bifunctional DNA primase/helicase: MVRKEEILARTSNGLDVFRHYLPVKWRVGRNFLNPLYEDSKASCNVYYDRRSGTYRMKDFGNGDFSGDCFFIVAKIKGLDCKNAADFVEILETIDRELCLGISEDVPPETVRERQAAMRVVPLAEGSGMKGDGTAEPTGTEERAAEPEHKPRPYRTVQQPFTEKELEYWAGYGITEAVLNRYGVQSLKEYRSETKDGKAFGFTSTAIEPIFGYVGKWGVKVYRPKSEVRFVYGGHTGDNYCFGLEELPPKGDTLFLTGGEKDVLTLAAHGFHAICFNSETSVIPAKIIRKLVYRFKHIVLLYDVDKIGLESSEKHRQQLTEYGVKRLVLPLTGEKTDKDVSDYFKAGRTRDEFVKLFLKMLDSLYGDTMAVLKSCEIDYDHPPQQAVAIVTAGDVPLGSEENILCITGGEGTGKSNYTAALVAGAIQEKETDADLLGVRVEPNRKGRAVLLYDTEQSEQQLYKNTGRMLRRAGREKMPEFLHVYCLTGMSRSERLTAIMQSMDKYHYLHGGIHLVVIDGVADLIRCANDEGESVALIDEIYRLAGIYRTCIAAVVHFVPNGLKLRGHLGSELQRKSAAILSIEKDENPEISVVKALKVRDGSPLDIPIMQFRWDKQMGMPVYVGEKPRAEKEKRKEKELAEMAREAFTRQEKYGYIELCELIQEMLEVKERTAKGYIRYMREKEIVEKEGDYYVHGQGRV, from the coding sequence ATGGTAAGAAAAGAGGAAATACTGGCAAGGACGAGTAACGGGCTGGACGTGTTCCGCCACTACCTGCCCGTGAAGTGGCGGGTAGGCAGGAATTTCCTGAACCCGCTGTACGAGGACAGCAAGGCTTCGTGCAACGTGTATTATGACCGCCGTAGCGGGACGTACAGGATGAAGGACTTCGGGAACGGGGACTTTTCGGGCGACTGTTTCTTTATCGTGGCGAAAATCAAGGGATTGGACTGCAAGAACGCCGCCGACTTCGTGGAGATACTGGAAACGATAGACCGTGAGCTGTGTCTGGGTATCAGCGAAGATGTACCGCCAGAAACGGTACGGGAACGGCAGGCTGCCATGCGGGTTGTCCCGTTGGCGGAAGGAAGCGGGATGAAAGGTGACGGGACGGCAGAGCCGACCGGGACGGAAGAACGGGCGGCAGAGCCGGAACACAAGCCACGCCCGTACCGGACGGTGCAGCAGCCGTTCACGGAAAAGGAACTGGAATATTGGGCTGGGTACGGGATAACGGAAGCGGTGCTGAACCGATACGGGGTGCAGTCGCTGAAGGAATACCGGAGCGAAACGAAAGACGGGAAAGCGTTCGGTTTCACGTCCACAGCCATAGAACCGATATTTGGGTACGTGGGGAAATGGGGCGTGAAGGTGTACCGCCCGAAATCGGAAGTACGGTTCGTGTACGGCGGTCATACGGGAGATAATTATTGCTTCGGGCTGGAAGAGTTGCCGCCCAAAGGCGACACGCTGTTCCTGACGGGCGGGGAAAAGGATGTGCTGACGCTGGCGGCGCACGGGTTCCATGCGATCTGTTTCAATTCGGAAACATCGGTGATACCTGCAAAGATCATCCGGAAGTTAGTGTATCGGTTCAAACATATCGTTCTGCTGTACGATGTGGATAAGATAGGGCTGGAAAGCTCCGAGAAGCACCGACAGCAGCTAACGGAGTACGGGGTGAAACGGCTGGTGCTGCCGCTGACGGGTGAAAAGACGGACAAGGACGTGTCGGACTACTTCAAGGCGGGACGGACACGGGACGAGTTCGTGAAGCTGTTCCTTAAAATGCTGGATAGCCTGTACGGTGACACGATGGCGGTATTGAAATCCTGCGAGATCGACTACGACCACCCGCCACAGCAGGCGGTCGCCATCGTGACCGCCGGGGACGTGCCTCTGGGTTCGGAAGAGAACATCCTCTGCATCACGGGCGGGGAAGGCACGGGAAAGAGTAATTATACGGCGGCACTGGTCGCCGGGGCGATTCAGGAGAAGGAAACGGATGCGGACTTGCTGGGCGTTCGGGTAGAGCCGAACCGGAAAGGGCGTGCGGTGCTGCTCTACGATACGGAGCAGAGCGAGCAACAACTGTACAAGAACACGGGGCGGATGCTGCGGCGTGCCGGACGGGAGAAGATGCCGGAGTTCCTGCACGTGTATTGCCTGACGGGAATGTCACGGAGCGAGCGACTGACGGCTATCATGCAGAGCATGGATAAGTACCATTACCTGCACGGGGGGATTCATCTGGTGGTGATCGACGGGGTGGCAGACTTGATACGCTGCGCCAATGACGAGGGGGAAAGCGTGGCGTTGATTGACGAGATTTACCGACTGGCGGGGATTTACCGCACGTGCATCGCCGCCGTGGTGCATTTCGTTCCGAACGGGTTGAAGTTAAGGGGACACTTGGGTAGCGAGTTGCAGCGCAAGTCGGCGGCTATCCTCTCAATAGAGAAGGACGAGAACCCGGAAATCTCGGTCGTGAAAGCATTGAAAGTGCGTGACGGCAGCCCGTTGGATATTCCTATCATGCAGTTCCGCTGGGACAAACAGATGGGGATGCCCGTGTACGTGGGCGAAAAGCCCCGTGCGGAGAAAGAGAAGCGCAAGGAGAAGGAACTGGCGGAGATGGCACGGGAAGCGTTCACCCGGCAAGAGAAGTATGGCTACATCGAACTGTGCGAACTGATACAGGAGATGCTGGAAGTGAAGGAACGGACGGCAAAGGGATATATCCGCTATATGCGTGAGAAGGAAATCGTCGAAAAGGAAGGAGATTACTATGTACACGGACAGGGAAGAGTTTGA
- a CDS encoding helix-turn-helix transcriptional regulator: METTSTLSQELLRTVAAEPEIAEKVQVLVETMEGMIRSKQDAGKFAGLEQLAEDGRVMRFVADTLNKLPEAVTYSDKGFEAYVMLVALSREDAALRYVFRLSSWYINYGCNRELLYLCRILHIYPERGYLNGVYNRLAQYVQQMKRKRPHCTKSEDLPKGATELEIPIARAKVKEMTGEELLQAEVYLGMVKNKRLVEKVTKHYMKAKNTGHLADLCGYSLSTFRRLFREEFRTTPHEWLKGLRKDKVKNLLTQTDLPLVEVAEVCGFVSQSYLTEFCQMNFGASPGEIRKN, from the coding sequence ATGGAAACAACATCAACATTAAGCCAAGAACTGCTGCGGACGGTGGCGGCAGAACCGGAGATTGCGGAGAAGGTGCAAGTTCTGGTGGAAACAATGGAAGGAATGATACGAAGCAAGCAGGATGCGGGGAAATTTGCGGGGCTGGAACAGCTTGCCGAGGACGGGCGGGTAATGCGGTTCGTGGCAGATACGCTGAACAAGCTACCGGAAGCGGTGACGTACAGCGACAAGGGATTCGAGGCGTATGTGATGCTGGTTGCCTTGTCACGGGAAGATGCGGCACTGCGGTATGTGTTCCGGTTATCGAGTTGGTATATCAACTACGGGTGCAACAGGGAACTGCTGTACTTGTGCCGGATATTGCATATCTATCCCGAACGGGGGTATCTGAACGGGGTGTATAACCGACTGGCGCAGTATGTACAGCAAATGAAACGGAAGCGTCCGCACTGCACCAAGAGCGAGGATTTGCCGAAAGGTGCTACGGAACTGGAAATACCTATTGCCCGTGCGAAGGTAAAGGAAATGACGGGTGAAGAGTTGTTGCAGGCAGAGGTGTATCTGGGAATGGTGAAGAATAAAAGGCTCGTGGAGAAGGTTACGAAGCACTACATGAAGGCAAAGAATACGGGACATCTGGCTGACCTTTGCGGGTACAGCCTAAGCACTTTCCGGCGGCTGTTCCGTGAAGAGTTCCGTACTACTCCCCATGAATGGCTGAAAGGACTGCGGAAAGACAAGGTGAAGAACCTGCTCACACAAACAGACTTGCCACTGGTGGAAGTGGCAGAGGTGTGCGGGTTTGTGTCGCAATCGTACCTGACGGAGTTCTGCCAGATGAATTTCGGGGCAAGTCCGGGTGAGATACGGAAAAATTGA
- a CDS encoding helix-turn-helix domain-containing protein gives MYTDREEFEGWMQRIMQRFDTTEKLLERVLKKNSQLDGEEVLDNQDLCLLLKVGIRTLQRYRAMGLLPYFTISGKVFYRAKDVHEFIRNRFDAVAERKRK, from the coding sequence ATGTACACGGACAGGGAAGAGTTTGAAGGCTGGATGCAGCGGATCATGCAGCGGTTCGACACAACCGAAAAGCTGCTGGAAAGGGTGCTGAAAAAGAACAGCCAACTGGACGGTGAAGAGGTGCTGGATAATCAGGACTTGTGCCTGCTGCTGAAAGTCGGCATACGGACGTTGCAGCGATACCGGGCTATGGGGCTGCTGCCCTACTTCACGATCAGCGGGAAGGTATTCTACCGGGCGAAAGATGTGCATGAGTTTATCCGCAACCGATTCGATGCAGTGGCGGAGAGAAAGCGTAAGTGA
- a CDS encoding DUF6714 family protein, whose amino-acid sequence MIIQEIKTAFGDMPYPGTERIVNDLQGYDLERKQIKEEFSRYENWLDVPRELLVQERDALPLFEPQGFRFYLPAYMLFAVEDYEEADTIPASIVYSLTLPDAGTEFYEFVQERLVLFDEGQRKAILNFLEYLELSHAEDFTDVCTGGWCSVTPRRAIESWDKLVAGGIQNT is encoded by the coding sequence ATGATTATACAGGAAATAAAAACAGCTTTTGGCGATATGCCTTATCCCGGTACGGAACGTATCGTGAACGACTTGCAGGGGTACGATTTGGAGCGGAAACAGATAAAGGAAGAGTTCAGCCGTTATGAGAACTGGCTGGATGTGCCTCGTGAATTGCTCGTGCAAGAACGGGATGCGTTGCCTTTGTTCGAGCCGCAAGGGTTCAGGTTCTATCTTCCGGCGTATATGCTGTTTGCGGTAGAGGATTACGAAGAGGCGGACACGATACCTGCAAGCATTGTTTACTCGCTGACATTGCCGGATGCCGGAACGGAGTTTTACGAGTTTGTACAGGAAAGGTTGGTGCTGTTTGATGAGGGACAGAGAAAGGCTATACTGAACTTTTTGGAATATCTGGAACTATCCCATGCGGAAGATTTTACGGATGTATGTACGGGCGGTTGGTGTTCGGTTACTCCACGCCGGGCGATTGAAAGCTGGGATAAACTTGTTGCTGGCGGAATACAAAATACATGA
- a CDS encoding ankyrin repeat domain-containing protein, giving the protein MIFGRKKTNSINDVLQSYSTEQTGITEIKKLLQNGVNATLGISDTKGYEPFHVGTTALMLAANWGYDKLCYALLKQGADVNVANTEGFTALKAAIRNNFIDIVKALLNSGADINLVDKYGESALFWATYNTEILKLILDAQPKELNLQSEHYKETALINPSRNGQIEIMRLLLEAGIDPNIPDKGGMRALHWAAQYGQTESIRLLLSYGGDVNSTTKKKITPLISAVIKGNPDAVELLLKSGADVHAKEKTGWSALTFAEKNGKEDIITILQAYS; this is encoded by the coding sequence ATGATATTCGGAAGAAAGAAAACCAATTCGATAAATGATGTTTTGCAGAGTTATTCTACAGAACAGACAGGTATTACAGAAATTAAGAAGTTGTTACAAAATGGAGTAAATGCAACTTTAGGGATTTCAGATACAAAAGGTTATGAACCTTTTCATGTCGGAACGACAGCTTTGATGCTGGCAGCTAATTGGGGGTATGACAAATTATGCTATGCCTTGCTTAAACAGGGTGCTGATGTCAATGTGGCTAACACAGAGGGGTTCACCGCTCTGAAAGCTGCTATACGAAATAATTTTATAGATATTGTAAAGGCTTTATTAAACTCTGGTGCGGATATTAATCTTGTAGATAAATATGGTGAATCCGCATTGTTCTGGGCTACTTATAATACGGAAATCCTTAAATTGATTCTTGATGCACAACCTAAAGAACTGAATCTACAAAGTGAACATTATAAGGAAACGGCATTGATTAATCCTTCACGTAACGGACAAATCGAAATTATGAGATTACTCTTGGAAGCCGGGATTGATCCTAATATTCCGGACAAGGGCGGTATGAGGGCTTTGCATTGGGCTGCACAATACGGACAGACGGAAAGCATCCGGTTGCTGTTATCTTATGGCGGGGATGTCAATAGTACCACTAAAAAGAAAATTACCCCTTTAATCTCGGCAGTAATCAAAGGAAATCCGGATGCGGTTGAATTGTTGCTGAAATCCGGTGCAGACGTTCATGCAAAAGAAAAAACTGGTTGGAGTGCTTTAACGTTTGCGGAAAAGAATGGTAAAGAGGATATTATTACTATATTACAAGCATATAGTTGA
- a CDS encoding helix-turn-helix domain-containing protein, with protein MEVITIESKAFAALVEKIDGIAAYVEASRQKEQDGQQGQEEKNSRTTGKWMTGSEVCEYLEISPRTLQRYRTNRIIAFSICGKKIRYRRTDVEQFRERWMRETPDKQIDRMVEAHPLHERKYKLYGKKRGNTGKDE; from the coding sequence ATGGAAGTAATAACAATCGAAAGCAAAGCGTTTGCCGCCCTCGTGGAGAAGATAGACGGGATAGCGGCATACGTGGAAGCGTCCCGGCAAAAAGAACAGGACGGACAGCAGGGACAGGAAGAGAAGAACAGCCGGACGACGGGCAAGTGGATGACAGGCAGCGAGGTGTGCGAATATCTCGAAATCAGCCCCCGCACCTTGCAACGCTACCGCACGAACCGGATTATCGCCTTCTCCATCTGCGGGAAGAAAATCCGCTACCGCCGCACGGACGTGGAGCAGTTCCGGGAACGGTGGATGCGGGAAACACCCGACAAGCAGATCGACCGGATGGTCGAAGCACACCCTTTGCATGAACGTAAATACAAGCTGTATGGTAAGAAAAGAGGAAATACTGGCAAGGACGAGTAA
- a CDS encoding DUF6714 family protein: MIIQEIKTAFGDMPYPGTEYITNDLEGNDLERKQIREGFSRYENWLDVPRELLVQERDALPLFEPQGFRFYLPAYMLFVLEDYEGADMIPESIVHSLTLPDAGTELYEFVRERLVLFSEEQRKAVLHFLEYLERCHAEDFTDICVGDWCSATPRRAIERWWNRFDN, translated from the coding sequence ATGATTATACAAGAAATAAAAACAGCTTTTGGCGATATGCCTTATCCGGGTACGGAGTATATAACGAACGACTTGGAAGGAAATGATCTGGAACGGAAGCAGATACGGGAAGGGTTCAGCCGTTATGAGAACTGGCTGGATGTGCCCCGTGAATTGCTCGTGCAAGAACGGGATGCGTTGCCTTTATTTGAGCCACAGGGGTTCAGGTTCTACCTTCCGGCGTATATGTTGTTCGTACTGGAAGATTATGAGGGTGCGGACATGATACCCGAAAGCATTGTTCATTCGCTGACATTACCGGATGCCGGAACGGAGCTATACGAGTTTGTACGGGAAAGGCTGGTGTTGTTCAGTGAGGAACAGAGGAAGGCTGTACTACACTTTTTGGAATATCTGGAACGATGCCATGCGGAAGATTTTACGGATATATGTGTGGGCGATTGGTGTTCGGCTACTCCACGCAGGGCGATTGAAAGATGGTGGAATAGATTTGATAATTGA